TCGCCGCCACCTTTTTACTGCTGCCGCTGTGGGCGGCGCTGGCGATCGTTCTGCTTCTGGCGCCGGCGTGGTGGCTGACGCCGCTGGCAAGCGCCTCCCCCAGCTGGGTAATGGGCTTTCTGATCACCGCGCTGCTGCTCGCCTTGCCGCGCTGGGAGCATGCCCGGCGCCGGGCGCTGCTGCGCGCCCTGGTGCTCGGCCGCCGCCTGGCGGTGCTGGCTATCCACCTGCCCCAGCTGGATATGGCCGGCGAGCAGTTCGGCCACCGCGCCCGGCGGGCGCTGCTCGACACTCTGTGCCGCGAGGTGCAGCGTCAGCGCCGGGACGACGATGTTCTGGGACGGGCGTCGGCCGCGACGTTCTGGCTGGTTCTGCCCGACACCGGCGAAAGCGGGGCCCTGCTGCTGCAGGAGCGGCTGACCCGGGAGCTTGCCCGCCAGGTGCTGGTGGAAACCGGCCAGCTGGAAGCCCGCGTCGCCGTTTGTCGGCTGCGCCAGGGCGAAGGCATCGCGCCGTTCACCGCGCGGCTAGAGCAGCGCAGCAGAGCGCTGGCCGCGCCGCCGGAGCGGGTTTGACGGCCACCCCCCCACCGTGCCTCAGCGCTTCAGCCCAGCGCCAGCCACAGCCCCACGCCCACCATCAGCGTGCCGGAGATACGGTTGAGCAGGCGCACCCCGGCTCCTCGGGCCAGCAGCTGGCGCAGCGTCTTGCCGCCGGTGGCGTAGAGCACCAGGCAGACAAACTCGATGGTCAGAATGACCGCCACCAGCATGGCAAGCTGAGGCCCCAGCGCTCGGCCGTCGTCGAGAAACGGCGGCAGCAGCACCATCAGAAACGCCCAGCCCTTGGGATTGGCAATGGCGGTGATGAAGCCCTGGACGAACAGCGTGCTCCGGGCCGCCCTGTCGCCGGCGCTGAACTCGTCGGGGATCGCCATGCGCCCGCGCGAGCGCCACATCATGAGCCCCAGGTACGCCAGATAGGCCCCGCCCGCCCACTTGAACAGCACAAACGCTTCCGGGCTCTTGAGCATCAGCGCGGCCACCCCGGCACCCGCCGCGACGGCCACGGTACCCACGCCCAGAAGCTCGCCGATCATCATCCACAGGGTACGCTTCACGCCCTGGGTCATGCCCAGCACCATGGCAAGTGTCATGCACATGCCCGGCGTCAGCGACACCAGTAAAAAGGTGGGCACAAAAACCGACAGCGTGGCGGGGGACAGCATAAAGGCTCCTGGTCAGCGCGGCGATTCGCCGGCCTCGCCCCAGCGCGGCATCAGCGCATGTTCGATGCCCAGCTGGTTGAGAATGCGCGCGACGATGAAGTCGATCAGATCGTCAACCGACGCCGGGCGATGATAGAACCCCGGCGCCGCCGGCAGGATCACCGCGCCCAGCCGGGAAAGCGCGAGCATGTGCTCCAGATGGATCGGCGAAAAAGGGCTTTCCCGGGGCACCATCACCAGGGTGCGGCGCTCCTTGATGGCAACGTCGGCGGCGCGTTCGATCAGGTTGTTGCTGGCCCCGGTGGCCACCGCCGAGAGCGTGCCCGTGGAGCACGGGCAGATCACCATGCTGGAGGGCGCGCCGGAACCCGAGGCCACCGGGGCCATCCAGTCCTCCCGGCCAAAGCAGCGGATCTGGCCCTCGGCGGCGCCGCTGCGCTCCCTTAGCGCCCCCACCAGCCGCGCAGGCGCGGCGGGCAGCTCCGCGTCGGTTTCGGTGGCGATGACCATGTGCGCGGCCTTGGAGATCATCACCCAGACCTCGTGGCCGGACGCCACCAGCACGTCGATCAGGCGCAGGGCGTACTGGGCGCCGGACGCGCCGGTCAGCGCCACGGTCACCGGCGGCTTGAAGCCCGCCGCCCGGCTCATGCCCGGCGCTCCGCGCGGGCCGCCTCAAGGGCCTCCAGCAGGCGCTGGTGAATGCCGCCAAAGCCGCCGTTGGACATCACCACGATGCGGTCTCCGGCCTCGGCGCGGCCGACCGCCGCCGCCACCAGCGCGTCGATGTCGTCGTGCAGGCTGGCGCGCTCGCCCTGGGGGGCAATCAGAGACGCCAGCGACCAGTCGAGCCCCGGCGGCTGGTACCAGAAGGCGTGGTCGGCGCTGGCCACGCTCTTGTTGAGCCGCGCCTTGAGCGCGCCCAGGCGCATGGTGTTGGAGCGCGGCTCGATCACCGCCAAAAGCCGCCCCTTGGCCGTGGCCGCGCGCAGCCCGTCAAGGGTGGCGGCAATCGCCGTGGGGTGGTGGGCAAAGTCGTCGATCACCTGGATACCGGCCACCTCGCCGCGCACTTCCTGTCGCCGACGGGGGCTTTCAAAGCGGGAAAGCGCGGCGCAGCCCCGGGCCAGGTCCACCCCGCAGGCGTGGGCGGCGGCCAGCGCCGCCAGGGCGTTATAGCCGTTATATTCGCCGGTAAGCGACCACTCGACCATGGCATCGTCCCCGTTTGCCACGGCGTGCGTCACGCGAAAACGGCTGGCATCGTCGTGTTCGAGCGCCAGCTGCCATTCGCCATCGCCTTCCTTGCCAAAGCGCTCCACCGGCGTCCAGGCGCCCTGCTCCAATACGCGCTCCAGCGCCGGCTGGCCGCCGGCCACCAGCAGCCGGCCGTTGCCCGGCACGGTGCGCACCAGGTGATGGAACTGACGTTCTATCGCCGCCAGGTCGGGGAAAATATCCGCGTGGTCAAACTCCAGGTTGCCCAGCACGGCGATGGTTGGCCGGTAGTGAACGAACTTGGAGCGCTTGTCGAAAAACGCCGTGTCGTACTCGTCGGCCTCCACCACAAAGGGGGCGTCCTCGCCGCCCAGGCGTGCCGACACGCCGAAGTTGCGCGGCACTCCGCCGATCAGAAAGCCGGGATGCTGACCCGCGCTCTCCAAAAGCCAGGCCAGCATGCTCGCCGTGGTGGTCTTGCCGTGGGTGCCGGCCACCGCTATCACCTTGCGGCCGGCAAGTACGTGCTCCCCCAGCCACTGGGCGCCGGAGGTATAGGCAAGCCCGCGATTGAGCAGCGCCTCGACCTCGGGGTTGCCCCGGGACAGCGCATTGCCCACTATGACCAGGTCCGGCGCGGCCCCGGTGGTAGCGTCCAGATTGCCTGCGCCGTAGCCCTCCTGCAGGGCAATACCGGCGTTTTCCAGCTGGGTGCTCATGGGCGGGTAGACGTTGGCGTCGGAGCCGCTGACCCGGTGGCCAAGCTCCCGGGCCAGCAGCGCCAGGCTGCCCATGAAAGTGCCGCAGATACCGATAATATGCAGATGCATGCTGGTCACACCCCTTGAAAGCCACGGTGGAAAAAGCCGGTTGAACGACGCCAGAGCCTAGCACGCCAGCGGTATCCGCTCACGCCGCAGGGTGACAAACGCGAATGCGTATTGCACGATGGTCGAAGATTTCATGGCATTCAAGGAACGCCGATGCGTATTGTAATCCGCTATTTCTTCCGCGGCCTGCGCCTGGTGCTGGCGCCGGTGATGCTCATTTCCGAAAAGCTCTCCACGCCGAAATCGGTCGAGCGCAGCAAGGCCGAGCAGGCCGAGGTCGACCGCGCCTGCGACAAGCTCGCGCTCTACCAGTTTCGCACCTGCCCGTTCTGCATCAAGGTGCGCAAGGAAATGGCCCGGCTGGGCCTGGATATCGAGCGCCGTGACGCCCAGCTCGACCCCGAGCGCAAGCAGGAGCTCAAGGAAGGCGGCGGCCGGGTCAAGGTCCCCTGCCTGCGCATCGAAAACGACGACGGCCGCGTCGAATGGCTATACGAGTCCGACGACATCAACGCCTATCTCCATCGCCGCTTCGGCGCTGCCTGAGCCTTCCCGGCCGGCAAGCGCCGGCTGCCCCGCCCTGACTCATTCGCCGGATGAATACCCCCTGTCATTATTTCGATTGTGCCTTGGCGGCACGCCGGCCAACAATCAGTAACGAAACGTCCATAAAGACTCCCCACAACAACCGCCCGTTGTTATCCGGCAACGGCCAACAATAAACACCCAACAATAACCACAGGGACTTCATCATGACCGTGACGACCAGCTCTCGCACTACCGTCGGGCCGCGCATTAAAAAGACGCTGCTGGCCACTGCTATCTCCGCCACCCTTGCCGGCGCCGGCCTCTTCGCCACCGCCGCCCAGGCGGAAAACACCCTGCGCATGGCCTACGACGCCGACCCGGTCTCGCTGGACATTCACGAGCAGCTCTCCGGCGGCATCATGCAGCTCTCCCACCTGCTGTTCGACCCGCTGGTGCGCTGGGACCAGTCGCTCAACTTCGAGCCGCGCCTGGCCACCGACTGGGAGCAGGTGGACGACACCACCATGCGCATGACCCTGCGCGACGACGTCACCTTTCACAGCGGCAACCCCTTTACCGCCGAGGACGTGGTCTGGACCATCGAGCGGCTGAAGCGCAGCCCGGACTTCAAGGCAATCTTTGACCCCATCGCAAGCGCCGAGGTCGTCGACGAGCACACCGTCGAGATCAACACCGTCAGGCCCTACCCGCTGCTGCTCAACCTGGCCACCTATATCTTCCCCATGGACAGCGAGTTCTATTCCGGGAAGGCCCCGGACGGCGACCCCAAGGACGAGATCGTCAAGAACGGCAACTCCTACGCCTCCACCCACGTCTCCGGCACCGGCCCCTACACCGTGGTGGAGCGCCAGCAGGGCGTGCGCACCGAGTTTGCCCGCAATCCCGACTACTGGGATGACGCCTCCCCGGGCAACGTCGACACCCTGGTGCTGACGCCGATCAGCGAAAACGCCACCCGGGTCGCCGCCCTTCTCTCCGGCGACGTGGACTTCATCGCCCCGGTGCCGCCCAACGATCTGGAGCGTGTGCGCCAAAGCGACGACGCCAAGCTGGTCACCATGTCCGGCACCCGCATCATCATGCTGCACATGAACCAGAAGCGCGTGGAAGCCTTTGAAGACCCCCGGGTGCGCAAGGCGTTTGCCTACGCCGTCAATCAGGAAGGCATCGCCGACCGGCTGATGAAAGGCTTTGCCACCCCGGCTGCCCAGATGTCGCCGGAAAGCTACGTGGGCCACGTGGACTCGCTCACGCC
This DNA window, taken from Halomonas piscis, encodes the following:
- a CDS encoding glutaredoxin family protein, with the protein product MRIVIRYFFRGLRLVLAPVMLISEKLSTPKSVERSKAEQAEVDRACDKLALYQFRTCPFCIKVRKEMARLGLDIERRDAQLDPERKQELKEGGGRVKVPCLRIENDDGRVEWLYESDDINAYLHRRFGAA
- a CDS encoding LysE family translocator produces the protein MLSPATLSVFVPTFLLVSLTPGMCMTLAMVLGMTQGVKRTLWMMIGELLGVGTVAVAAGAGVAALMLKSPEAFVLFKWAGGAYLAYLGLMMWRSRGRMAIPDEFSAGDRAARSTLFVQGFITAIANPKGWAFLMVLLPPFLDDGRALGPQLAMLVAVILTIEFVCLVLYATGGKTLRQLLARGAGVRLLNRISGTLMVGVGLWLALG
- a CDS encoding ABC transporter substrate-binding protein, whose protein sequence is MTVTTSSRTTVGPRIKKTLLATAISATLAGAGLFATAAQAENTLRMAYDADPVSLDIHEQLSGGIMQLSHLLFDPLVRWDQSLNFEPRLATDWEQVDDTTMRMTLRDDVTFHSGNPFTAEDVVWTIERLKRSPDFKAIFDPIASAEVVDEHTVEINTVRPYPLLLNLATYIFPMDSEFYSGKAPDGDPKDEIVKNGNSYASTHVSGTGPYTVVERQQGVRTEFARNPDYWDDASPGNVDTLVLTPISENATRVAALLSGDVDFIAPVPPNDLERVRQSDDAKLVTMSGTRIIMLHMNQKRVEAFEDPRVRKAFAYAVNQEGIADRLMKGFATPAAQMSPESYVGHVDSLTPRYDVARAKELMAEAGYADGFEISMMSPNNRYVNDAKIAQAVAAMLARINVDVNLKTLPKAQYWGEFDNRAADMMLIGWHADTEDSANFHEYLTACPDADSGAGQYNAGNYCNPELDKLVMEANQEIDLEKRAEMLQQVEQTLYDDAAFVPLHWQDLAWASAVNAEIEPVLNVMNFPYLGDLVVHDNAE
- the mpl gene encoding UDP-N-acetylmuramate:L-alanyl-gamma-D-glutamyl-meso-diaminopimelate ligase, yielding MHLHIIGICGTFMGSLALLARELGHRVSGSDANVYPPMSTQLENAGIALQEGYGAGNLDATTGAAPDLVIVGNALSRGNPEVEALLNRGLAYTSGAQWLGEHVLAGRKVIAVAGTHGKTTTASMLAWLLESAGQHPGFLIGGVPRNFGVSARLGGEDAPFVVEADEYDTAFFDKRSKFVHYRPTIAVLGNLEFDHADIFPDLAAIERQFHHLVRTVPGNGRLLVAGGQPALERVLEQGAWTPVERFGKEGDGEWQLALEHDDASRFRVTHAVANGDDAMVEWSLTGEYNGYNALAALAAAHACGVDLARGCAALSRFESPRRRQEVRGEVAGIQVIDDFAHHPTAIAATLDGLRAATAKGRLLAVIEPRSNTMRLGALKARLNKSVASADHAFWYQPPGLDWSLASLIAPQGERASLHDDIDALVAAAVGRAEAGDRIVVMSNGGFGGIHQRLLEALEAARAERRA
- a CDS encoding diguanylate cyclase domain-containing protein, which gives rise to MSGHAISRRLMTLAFAASPVLMAIYAAWRYAMGDYVSLFTPLFMVLVLLAALLLHLYRSSSPYLPRMILLLATYLTLLAAIWHPPAISPVWLGLPLAATFLLLPLWAALAIVLLLAPAWWLTPLASASPSWVMGFLITALLLALPRWEHARRRALLRALVLGRRLAVLAIHLPQLDMAGEQFGHRARRALLDTLCREVQRQRRDDDVLGRASAATFWLVLPDTGESGALLLQERLTRELARQVLVETGQLEARVAVCRLRQGEGIAPFTARLEQRSRALAAPPERV
- a CDS encoding flavin prenyltransferase UbiX codes for the protein MSRAAGFKPPVTVALTGASGAQYALRLIDVLVASGHEVWVMISKAAHMVIATETDAELPAAPARLVGALRERSGAAEGQIRCFGREDWMAPVASGSGAPSSMVICPCSTGTLSAVATGASNNLIERAADVAIKERRTLVMVPRESPFSPIHLEHMLALSRLGAVILPAAPGFYHRPASVDDLIDFIVARILNQLGIEHALMPRWGEAGESPR